Proteins from a single region of Pyrus communis chromosome 6, drPyrComm1.1, whole genome shotgun sequence:
- the LOC137736834 gene encoding CBL-interacting serine/threonine-protein kinase 21: MGFASNVGKYQLGRTIGEGTFAKVKLALDSTNGKYVAIKILDKHMVMQTNLKNQVQREIRTMKLLNHSNIVRIHEVIGTKTKIYIVMEYVSGGQLSDKMLYAKRFSEGEARKLFQQLIDAMDYCHNRGVYHRDLKPENLLLASNGTLKMSDFGLSALRKPGDLLSTKCGSPSYVAPELILSKVYDGAAADVWSSGVILFELLAGHLPFDESSLMSLYKKISRAEYTIPRWFTESQKKLISRILDPNPGTRITIPEIIENEWFQQDYVATYGNDSDEKIYLDDVNAAFDSIEENVAETKIPKSSSFINAFQLIAMSNDLDLSGLFEEQDENKQKTRIGSKHTITETMKKIEAAATDASLSVARTNNFRMKMHAKQIMTRCCRSYIDISAEVIEVAPTNCVVEISRSAGELRPYKEFCKSLSSQLTDKAAASSPKQESEAVNTDRESIEEKERSEEMNSRTIKDYRGYSSS; encoded by the exons ATGGGATTTGCCAGCAACGTAGGGAAGTACCAGCTCGGGCGAACGATTGGAGAAGGTACTTTCGCCAAGGTGAAGTTGGCACTCGACAGCACCAATGGCAAGTATGTTGCAATCAAGATCCTGGATAAGCATATGGTGATGCAAACCAATCTCAAGAATCAG GTCCAGAGAGAAATTAGAACAATGAAGCTTCTCAACCACTCCAACATTGTTCGCATTCACGAG GTCATAGGAACAAAGACAAAAATTTACATAGTTATGGAATATGTATCTGGAGGTCAACTCTCAGACAAGATG TTGTACGCCAAAAGATTTAGTGAAGGGGAGGCAAGAAAGCTGTTTCAGCAATTGATTGATGCAATGGACTACTGTCACAACAGAGGTGTCTATCACAGAGATCTAAAG CCTGAAAACTTGCTTCTAGCCAGTAATGGAACGCTGAAGATGTCCGATTTTGGACTCAGCGCACTGCGTAAG CCTGGTGACCTTTTGTCAACAAAATGTGGCTCTCCAAGTTATGTAGCTCCCGAG CTGATCCTGAGTAAGGTGTACGACGGAGCAGCTGCAGATGTTTGGTCTTCTGGAGTGATTCTTTTCGAATTATTAGCTGGTCATCTACCATTTGATGAATCTAGCCTTATGAGCTTATACAAAAAGATATCCAGAGCAGAATACACAATTCCGCGGTGGTTTACAGAAAGCCAGAAGAAGCTCATCTCCAGAATACTTGATCCAAATCCTGGAACG CGGATAACGATACCAGAGATTATCGAAAATGAATGGTTTCAACAAGATTATGTGGCCACATATGGAAACGATAGTGACGAAAAAATCTACCTTGATGATGTTAATGCTGCATTTGATTCGATTGAG GAGAATGTGGCGGAGACAAAAATTCCAAAATCCTCAAGTTTTATAAATGCATTCCAATTGATAGCCATGTCAAATGATCTCGATCTGTCAGGTCTCTTCGAGGAACAG GACGAGAACAAGCAGAAAACAAGGATTGGATCCAAGCATACCATTACTGAAACCATGAAGAAAATAGAAGCTGCTGCAACAGATGCGAGCCTTTCAGTAGCAAGAACAAACAACTTCAGG ATGAAAATGCATGCAAAACAGATTATGACTAGATGCTGTAGATCATATATTGACATATCAGCAGAG GTGATTGAAGTTGCTCCTACGAATTGTGTCGTTGAAATATCAAGATCTGCAGGGGAGCTTAGACCGTACAAAGAA TTCTGTAAAAGTTTATCAAGTCAGCTGACAGACAAAGCCGCTGCTTCATCACCGAAGCAAGAATCTGAGGCTGTCAACACTGATAGAGAAAGTATCGAAGAAAAAGAACG CTCTGAGGAGATGAATTCCAGAACAATCAAAGACTACCGCGGTTATTCATCGTCTTGA